The following are from one region of the Anaeropeptidivorans aminofermentans genome:
- a CDS encoding ABC transporter ATP-binding protein: MAPILEVKDLKKYFNTPRGNLHAVDGVSFSIDRGKTLGVVGESGCGKSTLGRTVIHLHEKTEGKIIFEGKDISDVNKSELKKLREDMQMIFQDPFSSLNPRMSVGQLIAEPLIIYNKHSGKELNQSVAKLMDTVGLARRLSTSYPHELDGGRRQRIGVARALALNPKFIVCDEPVSALDVSIQAQILNLMQDLQEEFGLTYMFITHDMSVVRHISDNIMVMYLGMMVEFADSEEMFHRRLHPYTKALLAAVPVPIVGAKKERNVLKGEISSPINPKDECRFAKRCPYAKEICFKKLPEPIEATPEHFVACHRVKEINDLD, encoded by the coding sequence ATGGCCCCTATACTTGAAGTAAAAGACTTAAAAAAATATTTTAATACCCCCAGAGGCAATCTTCATGCCGTTGACGGCGTTTCATTCAGTATAGACAGGGGAAAGACCTTAGGGGTTGTAGGTGAATCAGGCTGTGGAAAATCTACCCTTGGAAGAACCGTTATACATCTTCATGAGAAGACGGAAGGCAAAATCATATTTGAAGGCAAGGACATCAGCGATGTCAATAAGAGTGAGCTTAAAAAATTAAGAGAAGATATGCAGATGATATTTCAAGACCCTTTTTCTTCTTTGAATCCCAGAATGTCCGTAGGCCAGCTGATAGCGGAGCCGCTTATTATTTACAATAAACACAGCGGAAAAGAGCTTAACCAAAGCGTTGCGAAGCTTATGGATACTGTAGGCCTTGCAAGAAGGCTTTCCACTTCATATCCTCATGAGCTTGACGGAGGCCGCCGCCAAAGAATCGGTGTTGCAAGAGCTTTGGCTTTGAACCCTAAATTTATCGTGTGCGACGAGCCGGTTTCGGCCCTTGATGTTTCCATACAGGCGCAGATTCTGAATCTTATGCAGGACCTTCAGGAGGAATTCGGCCTTACTTATATGTTTATTACCCATGATATGTCTGTTGTACGCCACATTTCCGATAATATCATGGTTATGTATCTGGGCATGATGGTTGAATTTGCAGATTCCGAGGAAATGTTCCACAGAAGGCTTCACCCTTATACAAAGGCTCTTCTTGCGGCCGTTCCCGTTCCTATTGTAGGAGCCAAAAAAGAAAGAAACGTTTTGAAGGGAGAAATAAGCTCTCCCATAAACCCTAAAGACGAATGCCGTTTTGCAAAAAGGTGCCCCTATGCTAAGGAAATATGCTTTAAAAAGCTTCCCGAGCCTATAGAGGCTACCCCGGAGCATTTTGTCGCATGCCACAGGGTAAAGGAAATCAATGATTTAGATTAA
- a CDS encoding ABC transporter ATP-binding protein produces MSDNLLEVKNLTIHYFVDKTVVKAVNGISFSVKRGESLGLVGETGAGKTTTALGVMNLVPNPPGRIVSGEILYKGEDLCKKSEAAMRKIRGREISMIFQDPMTALNPVLTVGHQISEVIRLHEKVSKAEALIKAAEMMELVGIEGGRHVEYPHQFSGGMKQRIVIAIALACNPALLLADEPTTALDVTIQEQVLELIENLKRKFNTSLVLITHDLGVVAEVCNNVAVIYAGDIVEYGTLEHIYNNTQHPYTQGLFGSIPNFYKKVHRLQPIAGLMPDSSKLPDGCAFAPRCPHAMNQCRKGNIDAVETEPGHFVKCVLMKKGGV; encoded by the coding sequence ATGAGCGATAATTTATTGGAAGTAAAAAACCTTACGATACATTACTTTGTTGATAAAACCGTAGTAAAGGCGGTTAACGGCATCTCCTTTTCCGTAAAAAGAGGCGAATCCCTGGGCCTTGTTGGTGAAACAGGAGCCGGAAAAACCACAACTGCTTTAGGGGTTATGAATCTTGTGCCAAATCCTCCGGGAAGGATTGTTTCCGGTGAAATACTTTATAAAGGCGAAGACCTTTGCAAAAAGTCGGAAGCCGCCATGAGAAAAATCCGGGGCCGCGAAATATCCATGATATTTCAGGACCCTATGACAGCCTTAAACCCTGTGCTTACAGTAGGCCATCAAATATCTGAGGTTATACGCCTTCACGAAAAGGTATCAAAGGCAGAGGCCCTTATTAAAGCTGCGGAAATGATGGAGCTTGTAGGCATAGAAGGGGGAAGGCATGTAGAATATCCCCACCAGTTTTCCGGCGGAATGAAGCAGAGAATCGTCATAGCCATAGCCCTTGCATGTAATCCTGCCCTTCTTCTTGCAGATGAGCCGACGACGGCTCTTGACGTTACAATTCAGGAGCAGGTTCTTGAACTTATTGAAAACCTGAAAAGAAAGTTTAATACCTCCCTTGTGCTTATTACCCATGACCTTGGGGTTGTGGCGGAGGTCTGCAATAATGTTGCGGTTATTTATGCAGGGGATATTGTTGAATACGGAACATTGGAGCATATTTATAATAATACCCAGCACCCTTATACTCAGGGGCTTTTTGGCTCCATCCCCAATTTCTATAAAAAGGTTCACAGGCTTCAGCCTATAGCAGGCCTTATGCCGGACTCTTCAAAGCTTCCCGACGGCTGTGCATTTGCGCCGAGATGCCCTCATGCTATGAATCAATGCCGCAAGGGAAATATAGATGCGGTTGAGACAGAGCCGGGTCATTTCGTTAAATGTGTTCTTATGAAGAAGGGTGGTGTGTAG
- a CDS encoding ABC transporter permease, whose protein sequence is MGDNHYDEEFSISSRGQMKEIIARFAKNKAAVFGLVIIMLLAICAIFPAQISGPDYTTINLSQKFLSPSPEHILGTDELGRDMFTRIIWGCRISLAIGLLAIGLSTVIGVSIGCIAGFYSGVTDNVLMRLMDILMAVPNLLLGISIVAALGNSIMNLVFAIGLGSMPAFARVTRSSVITIRDQEYIEAARATGASDFRLMYKYILPNAMAPIIVQISMGIATAILSVSGLSFIGLGVPAPTPEWGSMLSTGRSFIRDYWHVITFPGLAIMLTVFAFNLFGDGLRDALDPRLKQ, encoded by the coding sequence ATGGGAGATAATCACTATGACGAAGAATTTTCCATATCCAGCAGAGGGCAGATGAAAGAAATTATCGCAAGATTTGCAAAGAACAAGGCGGCTGTTTTCGGCCTTGTTATCATAATGCTTCTTGCCATTTGCGCTATATTTCCTGCCCAAATATCCGGGCCTGATTATACTACAATAAATTTATCTCAGAAATTTCTCTCTCCTTCTCCTGAGCATATTCTGGGTACAGACGAGCTTGGAAGGGATATGTTTACAAGAATCATATGGGGCTGCCGTATTTCTCTTGCCATAGGACTTTTAGCAATCGGTTTATCTACTGTTATAGGCGTTTCCATAGGCTGTATTGCCGGCTTCTATAGCGGTGTTACGGATAATGTACTTATGAGGCTGATGGATATTTTAATGGCTGTTCCTAACCTTCTTTTAGGCATATCTATCGTTGCGGCTTTGGGAAATTCCATCATGAACCTTGTTTTTGCCATTGGCTTAGGCTCTATGCCTGCTTTTGCCCGCGTTACCCGTTCTTCCGTTATTACCATAAGGGACCAGGAGTATATAGAGGCGGCAAGAGCCACGGGAGCGAGCGATTTCAGGCTTATGTATAAATATATTCTGCCCAATGCCATGGCTCCTATCATAGTTCAGATTTCCATGGGTATTGCTACGGCTATTTTAAGTGTTTCCGGCTTAAGCTTCATAGGCCTCGGCGTTCCTGCGCCTACTCCTGAGTGGGGCTCTATGCTTTCCACAGGCCGAAGCTTTATAAGGGATTACTGGCATGTTATCACATTTCCGGGCCTTGCTATAATGCTTACGGTATTTGCTTTTAATCTCTTTGGCGACGGGCTTCGCGATGCTCTTGACCCAAGGTTAAAACAATAA
- a CDS encoding ABC transporter permease, with protein sequence MLKFIGKRILMMIPIMLGVVLLVFSMMYFSPGEPAKYILGDMATEADIAIFNEQNGLDDPFFIQYLNYIKDALKGDLGISYTTKQPVIDEILTRFPTTFKLALFSTLLAVVLGVALGIISAVRQYSFWDNFARVFAMVGVSMPNFWQGLLLIILFSVVLNWLPSSGFTTWKHWVLPAITVGTSSAASIMRMTRSSMLEAIRQDYVRTARAKGQKEMVIIGVHAFRNAIIPVMTIIGINFGRTLGGSAISEVVFAIPGLGNLIIQAINVKNAPLVQGGILFIALVMALCNLVVDVLYAYVDPRIRSQYVRPKVSTIVKNHTKKAGE encoded by the coding sequence ATGCTTAAGTTTATCGGGAAACGAATACTTATGATGATACCTATAATGCTTGGCGTTGTTTTGCTGGTATTCAGCATGATGTATTTTTCTCCCGGAGAGCCTGCCAAATATATACTTGGGGATATGGCTACGGAAGCGGATATAGCTATATTTAACGAGCAAAATGGCTTGGATGATCCGTTTTTTATACAATACCTTAATTATATAAAAGATGCGCTCAAGGGAGATTTAGGTATTTCTTATACGACGAAACAGCCTGTAATAGATGAAATTTTGACAAGGTTTCCCACGACCTTTAAGCTTGCTTTATTCAGTACACTGCTGGCCGTAGTGCTGGGAGTTGCTTTAGGCATAATTTCGGCCGTAAGGCAGTATTCTTTCTGGGATAATTTCGCCAGGGTATTTGCCATGGTCGGTGTTTCTATGCCGAACTTCTGGCAGGGACTTTTGCTTATTATACTGTTTTCCGTTGTTCTCAACTGGCTGCCGTCCTCCGGCTTCACAACCTGGAAGCATTGGGTGCTTCCCGCCATAACCGTAGGAACCTCATCGGCGGCATCTATCATGAGAATGACCAGGTCAAGTATGCTTGAAGCAATTCGCCAGGATTATGTAAGAACTGCAAGGGCAAAAGGCCAGAAGGAAATGGTTATTATCGGTGTTCACGCTTTTAGAAACGCTATAATTCCCGTTATGACAATCATAGGAATTAACTTCGGGAGAACCCTTGGGGGCTCTGCCATCAGCGAGGTTGTTTTTGCCATACCGGGTCTTGGAAATCTTATTATTCAGGCTATAAACGTAAAAAATGCGCCCCTTGTTCAAGGAGGAATTCTTTTTATAGCCCTTGTTATGGCTTTATGTAATTTGGTTGTTGATGTGCTTTATGCCTATGTTGACCCCAGAATAAGGTCTCAGTACGTAAGGCCGAAAGTTTCAACCATCGTTAAAAACCATACGAAGAAGGCGGGTGAATAA
- a CDS encoding ABC transporter substrate-binding protein, producing MKKRLALALSFFMVLGMLAGCGGKGGETTDKPSEEQSTESAAPSGEAKPSEAASNADRKVKDTIVLVNELEPDTLDPRRGNGVTNNIIMNLIYDSLVGQNDQFEPVPRLATSWEWIDDTHIKFQLRDDVVFSNGSKFTASDVLFSFARTKVDSTSQSTMSWYDEVNSVAEGDYTVVLAMHFPYAPIFSVLANGRTWIGDEETMTEMGEEAHARNPVGTGPYKMKEWVSGSSITLERNDNYWGEPAKTPNFVFKVVAEPTNRVIELETGAADISLYIAGSDKDRVNAIDGYHIESGPSEKYYLITMYMPDEILSDQKVRYALSYAIDIPALADGAFDGTAHAMTGVYPSIVEHWKDMGGWEYNPEKAKQLLAEAGYPNGFDIELHILPGTDYQRMAQIVQAYWQAIGVNARIEQSALATREAQGPWEASIRTATANEISNILIIYEKAFASRISSNDDQLEEMLQNLKTIYDFDERKIALSDIQDYLYEKRYAIPFAEVDTIYGVSDKIENFKFTSRIAYQNIPEWVVYE from the coding sequence ATGAAAAAAAGATTAGCACTTGCTCTAAGCTTTTTCATGGTTTTAGGTATGCTTGCAGGCTGTGGCGGAAAAGGCGGAGAAACAACAGACAAGCCTTCGGAAGAACAATCTACGGAATCGGCGGCTCCTTCAGGCGAAGCAAAGCCCTCAGAAGCTGCTTCTAACGCTGACAGAAAGGTTAAAGACACGATAGTTCTCGTTAATGAGCTTGAGCCTGATACATTGGACCCAAGAAGAGGAAACGGCGTAACAAATAATATTATCATGAACTTAATTTATGATTCCCTTGTTGGACAAAATGACCAGTTTGAGCCTGTTCCAAGGCTTGCCACAAGCTGGGAGTGGATTGACGATACCCATATCAAATTCCAGCTTCGTGATGACGTTGTATTTTCCAACGGTTCAAAATTTACGGCATCAGACGTACTTTTCTCTTTTGCAAGAACAAAAGTGGATTCAACGTCTCAGTCTACCATGAGCTGGTATGATGAGGTCAATTCAGTTGCAGAGGGAGATTATACGGTAGTATTGGCTATGCATTTCCCCTATGCGCCTATATTCAGTGTTCTTGCAAACGGACGTACATGGATTGGCGACGAAGAAACCATGACGGAAATGGGAGAAGAAGCTCATGCACGTAATCCTGTAGGCACAGGCCCTTATAAAATGAAAGAATGGGTAAGCGGCTCTTCAATTACCCTTGAAAGAAACGATAATTACTGGGGCGAACCTGCAAAAACACCTAATTTTGTATTCAAGGTAGTTGCAGAGCCTACAAACAGAGTTATAGAGCTTGAAACAGGGGCGGCAGATATCTCTCTTTACATAGCAGGAAGCGATAAAGATAGAGTGAATGCAATTGACGGATACCATATCGAATCCGGCCCTTCCGAAAAATATTACCTGATAACCATGTATATGCCTGATGAAATTCTTTCTGACCAGAAGGTTCGTTATGCATTATCCTACGCCATAGATATACCTGCTTTGGCAGACGGCGCCTTTGACGGAACGGCTCATGCCATGACAGGGGTTTATCCTTCAATCGTTGAGCATTGGAAAGATATGGGCGGCTGGGAATATAATCCGGAAAAGGCAAAACAGCTTCTTGCAGAAGCAGGATACCCTAACGGATTCGATATAGAACTTCATATTCTTCCGGGAACGGATTATCAGAGAATGGCTCAGATAGTGCAGGCCTATTGGCAGGCAATCGGCGTAAATGCGCGTATTGAGCAAAGCGCTCTGGCTACAAGAGAAGCACAGGGACCATGGGAAGCTTCTATCCGTACAGCCACAGCCAACGAAATTTCAAATATACTTATAATTTATGAAAAGGCTTTTGCTTCAAGAATTTCATCTAATGATGACCAGCTTGAAGAAATGCTTCAGAATCTTAAGACAATTTACGATTTTGATGAACGTAAGATAGCCCTTTCGGACATTCAAGATTACCTCTATGAAAAACGTTATGCAATCCCCTTTGCAGAGGTTGACACGATTTACGGCGTAAGCGATAAAATTGAGAACTTCAAATTTACCTCAAGAATAGCTTACCAGAATATACCTGAATGGGTTGTTTACGAATAG
- a CDS encoding LysR family transcriptional regulator, translating into MEIQKLIYFISLANTLNFTKSAEDNHITQAGMSRQISSIESELGVTLFQRNSRKVKLTPEGEEFYLYAQSIINNYNEAIERISNMDSKKVTLRIGLGPYEHALAQPVIEKYTKENPDIRIYCLQYDYTNLVSQFRKGMLDIMFCMNTCAEKIRYAKTIKLFGGDWLTLCSKTSPLLKIQKPTLAEFSNQIFINLEASSEDFQAVETVTLGFKPVYTVRTNTLNAKIALTAAGVGISRVPKFLEDLIPDTVAVLDCTYPSVRWFVCSYLEPKKQDSPVNSFIEIIKELYP; encoded by the coding sequence GTGGAAATACAGAAACTCATTTATTTTATAAGTTTGGCCAACACACTTAACTTTACAAAATCCGCTGAGGACAACCATATAACCCAAGCAGGAATGAGCAGACAAATCTCCTCAATAGAATCTGAACTGGGCGTCACCCTTTTTCAAAGAAACAGCCGAAAGGTTAAGCTTACCCCTGAAGGGGAGGAATTTTACCTTTATGCCCAGAGCATAATAAATAACTATAATGAGGCCATAGAAAGAATAAGCAATATGGATTCTAAGAAAGTTACCCTTCGCATAGGCCTTGGGCCATATGAGCACGCCCTTGCCCAGCCTGTTATTGAAAAATATACCAAAGAGAATCCTGATATAAGAATTTACTGCCTTCAATACGATTATACGAATCTTGTCAGTCAGTTTAGAAAAGGAATGCTTGATATTATGTTTTGTATGAATACCTGTGCTGAAAAAATTCGCTATGCAAAAACGATTAAGCTCTTCGGCGGAGATTGGCTTACCCTTTGCAGCAAAACTTCACCTCTTCTAAAAATACAAAAACCTACTCTTGCTGAATTTAGCAATCAAATCTTTATAAACCTTGAAGCAAGCTCCGAAGATTTTCAGGCTGTTGAAACCGTCACCTTAGGCTTTAAGCCGGTCTATACTGTACGAACAAATACTTTAAATGCTAAAATTGCTTTGACTGCTGCCGGGGTTGGCATTTCAAGAGTTCCTAAATTTTTAGAAGACCTTATTCCGGATACCGTGGCGGTTTTGGACTGTACCTATCCTTCCGTGCGCTGGTTCGTCTGCTCATATCTGGAGCCTAAAAAGCAGGATAGCCCTGTTAATTCGTTTATTGAAATTATTAAGGAGCTCTATCCTTAA
- a CDS encoding RraA family protein, which produces MEWTKELTDRFMTTDPATYGHYLGVRFMSPKVKPLNKSLKMIGPAYTVKLLGKDSCALYKALQEAPKGSVIVIDHSGDEVYASTGEMVARNAKALGMAGIVTSGMATDSLWLSEMDFPVFCTGTSVVTTNVWGVSGEYNIPVSCGGATVNPGDIIFGDADGVVVMNPENYEEHLEKAEAAVKREVEMREKFARGEAALKSVDGLIEANIPGIIAEKR; this is translated from the coding sequence ATGGAATGGACGAAAGAACTCACAGATCGGTTTATGACTACAGACCCTGCAACTTATGGCCACTATCTTGGCGTAAGATTTATGAGCCCAAAAGTTAAGCCTTTAAATAAAAGCCTTAAAATGATAGGCCCTGCTTATACCGTAAAGCTTTTAGGAAAAGACTCCTGCGCCCTTTATAAAGCGCTTCAGGAAGCACCGAAGGGCTCTGTAATCGTAATAGATCATTCAGGAGACGAAGTATATGCAAGTACCGGAGAAATGGTTGCCAGAAATGCAAAAGCATTAGGAATGGCAGGCATTGTTACAAGCGGTATGGCTACAGACTCTCTTTGGCTTTCAGAAATGGATTTCCCCGTATTCTGCACAGGTACATCTGTTGTTACAACAAATGTATGGGGGGTTTCAGGGGAATATAATATCCCGGTGTCCTGCGGGGGCGCTACAGTAAATCCTGGAGATATTATTTTCGGAGATGCAGACGGGGTTGTAGTAATGAATCCTGAAAATTATGAGGAGCATCTTGAGAAGGCAGAGGCAGCGGTTAAAAGAGAAGTTGAAATGAGAGAGAAGTTCGCAAGGGGAGAAGCAGCCCTTAAGAGCGTAGACGGCTTGATAGAAGCCAATATCCCAGGCATCATCGCCGAGAAAAGATAG
- a CDS encoding carbon-nitrogen hydrolase family protein → MRKYLIGVVQMDTRDDKEANLKAACGFIDEAVSKGAKLVSFPEVFNVIDDGQEAPEEIPNGPTISLMAEKAREHKVWIHCGSIAEVNPDGDRKYNTTALLDPNGQMVAKYRKLHTFDITLPDGTLTQESAKIKPGDEMVTLDTELGHFGFTICYDIRFPELYRYLALQGANIIFTPANFATPTGKDHWETILKARAVENGCYIVASAQIGKKRGKSDSFGATLVVDPWGTIISKAREEACVTMAEIDLDYLDKVRGMLPMLVNRRGDVYDTIRKVK, encoded by the coding sequence ATGAGAAAATATTTAATCGGTGTAGTACAGATGGATACAAGAGACGATAAGGAGGCCAATTTAAAGGCGGCCTGCGGCTTCATTGATGAAGCAGTCTCAAAAGGCGCTAAGTTAGTTTCTTTCCCTGAGGTATTTAACGTTATAGATGACGGACAGGAAGCTCCTGAGGAAATTCCTAATGGCCCTACGATAAGCCTTATGGCAGAAAAAGCAAGAGAGCATAAAGTATGGATACATTGCGGTTCCATAGCGGAAGTCAATCCCGACGGAGACAGAAAATACAATACCACAGCTCTTTTAGACCCTAACGGGCAGATGGTTGCAAAATACAGAAAGCTCCATACCTTTGATATAACCCTTCCCGACGGCACTTTAACTCAGGAATCTGCAAAAATAAAGCCCGGCGATGAAATGGTAACCCTCGATACGGAACTTGGTCACTTCGGTTTTACTATTTGCTACGATATACGTTTCCCAGAGCTTTACAGATATTTGGCTCTCCAAGGGGCAAATATTATCTTTACCCCTGCAAACTTCGCAACCCCTACCGGAAAAGACCATTGGGAGACCATTTTAAAAGCAAGAGCTGTTGAAAACGGATGCTATATCGTTGCCTCTGCCCAGATTGGCAAGAAGAGAGGAAAATCAGATTCCTTCGGTGCTACTTTAGTAGTTGATCCATGGGGAACAATCATAAGCAAAGCAAGAGAAGAAGCCTGCGTTACAATGGCGGAAATAGACCTTGATTATCTTGATAAAGTAAGAGGAATGCTTCCGATGCTTGTAAATCGGAGAGGCGATGTTTATGACACCATAAGGAAGGTGAAATAG
- a CDS encoding creatininase family protein: MATYKIREMSWVEFDKRRKETNTVIIPTGACEIYGPHLPMGSDGFAAEGVAQLIAERTGALIAPMTEIADSGALLDYPGTITVSPALYRMWMKELIDNLVNYGFKNLLFITGHAASVAPISSVAMEYQIEKGIKFAQIDWWRFTALHGDDIFDMKGRMAHGHASECGTSVMLYLRPDLVDMDKATCITPPPETGDFTDINHYVPISEKTPNATVGDATLGTREKGEKIVEKCVNRIIEFMEAKWEI, from the coding sequence ATGGCTACATACAAAATACGAGAAATGAGCTGGGTAGAATTTGACAAGCGCAGGAAAGAAACCAACACGGTTATTATTCCTACAGGCGCATGTGAAATATACGGCCCTCATCTGCCCATGGGCTCAGACGGTTTTGCGGCAGAGGGAGTAGCACAGCTTATCGCCGAAAGAACAGGCGCATTAATTGCCCCTATGACAGAGATTGCGGATTCAGGCGCTCTTTTGGATTATCCCGGAACCATCACAGTTTCTCCCGCCCTTTATCGTATGTGGATGAAGGAACTTATTGATAATTTAGTTAATTACGGCTTTAAGAACCTTCTTTTTATTACAGGGCATGCCGCAAGTGTAGCGCCGATTTCATCTGTTGCCATGGAATACCAGATTGAAAAAGGAATTAAATTTGCTCAGATTGACTGGTGGAGATTTACAGCGCTTCATGGTGACGATATATTTGACATGAAAGGCAGAATGGCCCACGGTCATGCAAGCGAATGCGGAACTTCTGTTATGCTTTATTTAAGACCGGATCTTGTAGATATGGATAAGGCAACTTGCATTACCCCTCCGCCTGAAACCGGAGATTTTACAGATATAAACCATTATGTACCTATTTCTGAAAAAACACCGAATGCAACCGTTGGAGACGCAACCTTGGGCACAAGAGAAAAGGGCGAAAAAATAGTAGAAAAATGCGTAAACAGAATTATTGAGTTTATGGAAGCTAAATGGGAGATATAA
- a CDS encoding methyl-accepting chemotaxis protein: protein MKISSFVKSIITLFIILSAGIISLGYILINQLNESKAVLAGQVRYVQQSQKLTEVKNFLSTQARAYVLYGENKYYENYLSEVNNTKTRDVTLSNLKTLGLSKDEEAQINKVMEISNTMVEVELESLNLYKNEHAIVKARNNLFSDNYSNLETEFENALNTFQSTLLSRVQNDVDTQWQNAMLILYACLGAMGIMFLVTVVSLLKILKKIKPINHLITASNEIAEGNLNVNFMNTSNDEIGSVYQAFIKITNTLKMIIDDLNDMTREHAEGNYFYAMEVEKYAGSYQDMVTKVNSMADSYVGYLTEAIKIMGEFESGNFHAEMKQFPGKLATANRTIDNFREKLIEINSEINALSAAALEGDLSANAKTEGFEGDWLIMVENLNRFVDAVGEPIREAIGVFKNVSTGDLSVSVEGDYKGDFYMMKEAINLTIESLSSYITEISRVLSTMARSDFNVSVDMDFKGDFAEIKDSITMINESLNGVVRNVLLAASEVNSGAKHISESSTRLAEGATEQATTIQDINLSIEVINKMAKVNADSAKDANNLAEASMENAEAGKQEMSRMLTAMNQIKESSNNIAKIIKVIDDIAFQTNILALNASVEAARAGQHGRGFAVVAEEVGNLAGRSQNAAKETQMLIDDTINKINDGTKIAESTSNALGTIVSNVNNVSKLISNIYASSEDQEEGINKLNDGINQMTAVVQANSATSEESAAASEELFSQSEMLNGLLKEFVLKESEE from the coding sequence ATGAAGATTTCAAGTTTTGTAAAAAGTATAATTACTTTATTTATTATTCTTTCCGCAGGTATTATCAGCCTTGGATACATTCTTATCAACCAGCTTAATGAATCAAAGGCAGTTTTGGCAGGGCAGGTAAGATATGTTCAGCAGAGCCAGAAACTTACCGAAGTAAAGAACTTTCTTTCAACCCAGGCAAGAGCATATGTACTTTACGGAGAAAATAAGTATTACGAAAATTATTTAAGCGAAGTTAACAATACAAAAACTCGCGATGTAACACTGTCAAATCTTAAAACATTAGGGCTTTCAAAAGACGAAGAGGCTCAGATCAATAAAGTCATGGAAATTTCAAATACCATGGTAGAAGTTGAGCTTGAATCCTTGAACCTTTACAAAAATGAACATGCAATCGTAAAAGCAAGGAATAATTTATTCAGTGATAATTACAGCAATCTTGAGACTGAATTTGAAAATGCTTTGAATACCTTTCAGTCAACGCTTTTAAGCAGAGTGCAAAATGACGTTGACACTCAATGGCAGAACGCCATGCTGATTCTTTATGCCTGCCTTGGCGCAATGGGCATTATGTTTCTGGTTACGGTAGTTTCCCTTTTGAAAATACTTAAAAAGATTAAACCTATAAACCACCTGATTACTGCTTCCAACGAAATTGCAGAGGGTAATCTCAACGTTAATTTCATGAACACAAGCAACGACGAAATAGGCTCTGTTTATCAGGCGTTTATAAAAATAACCAATACCCTCAAAATGATTATAGATGATCTTAATGATATGACAAGAGAGCATGCCGAAGGTAATTATTTTTATGCTATGGAAGTTGAAAAGTACGCAGGCTCTTATCAGGATATGGTTACAAAGGTGAACTCCATGGCAGATTCCTATGTAGGATATCTTACAGAGGCAATTAAAATCATGGGAGAATTCGAAAGCGGTAATTTCCATGCGGAGATGAAACAGTTCCCTGGAAAACTTGCCACAGCAAACAGAACAATAGATAACTTTAGAGAAAAGCTTATTGAAATTAACTCTGAAATAAACGCTCTTTCAGCTGCTGCATTGGAAGGAGATTTATCTGCCAATGCCAAGACAGAAGGTTTTGAAGGCGACTGGCTTATAATGGTTGAGAACCTTAACAGATTTGTAGATGCCGTAGGAGAGCCTATAAGAGAAGCCATAGGCGTATTTAAAAACGTAAGCACAGGAGATCTCAGCGTAAGCGTTGAAGGCGATTACAAGGGCGATTTCTACATGATGAAAGAAGCCATTAATTTAACTATAGAATCCCTTTCAAGCTATATTACGGAAATATCAAGAGTTTTATCAACTATGGCCAGAAGTGATTTCAATGTTTCCGTTGATATGGATTTCAAGGGCGACTTTGCTGAAATAAAAGATTCTATCACCATGATAAATGAAAGCTTAAACGGCGTAGTAAGAAATGTTTTACTTGCGGCAAGCGAAGTAAATTCCGGAGCAAAGCACATTTCAGAATCAAGCACAAGACTTGCTGAAGGTGCTACAGAACAGGCTACAACCATACAGGATATTAATCTTTCCATAGAAGTAATCAATAAAATGGCAAAGGTTAACGCAGACAGCGCTAAAGACGCTAATAATCTTGCGGAAGCCTCTATGGAAAATGCAGAAGCAGGTAAGCAGGAAATGAGCAGAATGCTCACAGCTATGAACCAGATTAAAGAATCGTCAAATAACATTGCAAAAATAATAAAGGTTATAGACGATATTGCCTTCCAGACCAATATACTTGCTCTTAACGCCTCTGTAGAAGCCGCAAGAGCAGGGCAGCACGGCAGAGGTTTTGCCGTTGTAGCGGAAGAAGTAGGAAACCTTGCCGGCAGAAGCCAGAACGCCGCCAAGGAAACCCAGATGCTCATTGACGATACAATTAATAAAATTAACGACGGTACTAAGATAGCTGAATCCACATCAAATGCTCTCGGTACAATCGTAAGCAATGTAAATAATGTTTCTAAGCTGATTTCCAATATATATGCTTCCAGTGAAGATCAGGAAGAAGGCATCAACAAGCTGAATGACGGTATAAATCAGATGACAGCTGTTGTTCAGGCCAACTCCGCCACCTCTGAAGAAAGCGCTGCCGCTTCTGAGGAGCTTTTCAGCCAGTCAGAAATGCTTAACGGTCTTCTTAAGGAATTTGTTCTTAAGGAAAGCGAAGAATAA